A single genomic interval of Acetobacteraceae bacterium harbors:
- a CDS encoding TIM44-like domain-containing protein, producing MKKLSIYALLAALIISTSGMDAMARAGGGGSFGSRGGRTWSAPPMTRTAPFVARPFDRSYTPRTPPSMARPWGAQRPMGAPGMGFARRNPLMTGFLGGMLGAGLFGMLSGHGFFGGVGGLGSLLGVIIQLFLLFIVVRWAVRLFTRNGASVQGQYNGVTPPRNEAAPGPYGFSSNATPGFGSQNVTISAEDYQTFQRLLVDVQAAWSAQNVQALSTMATPEMTSYFNQQLTDYASRGARNVTSNVTFINADLAEAWREGRLVYATVAMRYSLIDITTDQMGYVIDGSQTEPQIVTELWSFVRADGRRNWVLSAIQQAGS from the coding sequence ATGAAGAAACTCAGTATTTATGCGCTCCTTGCAGCGCTCATCATCAGCACCTCCGGGATGGACGCCATGGCGCGCGCGGGAGGCGGCGGGTCCTTTGGCAGTCGGGGTGGTCGCACATGGTCGGCCCCACCCATGACACGGACGGCCCCTTTTGTCGCGCGTCCTTTTGATCGCAGTTATACGCCGCGCACGCCGCCCAGCATGGCGCGGCCCTGGGGCGCACAACGGCCGATGGGAGCACCGGGTATGGGGTTCGCACGCCGCAACCCGCTCATGACCGGTTTCCTCGGGGGGATGCTGGGGGCTGGTCTATTCGGGATGTTGTCGGGTCACGGCTTCTTCGGCGGCGTAGGCGGGCTTGGCAGCCTCCTCGGTGTCATCATCCAGCTTTTTCTGCTCTTCATCGTGGTCAGATGGGCCGTGCGGCTTTTCACACGGAATGGCGCGTCGGTGCAAGGTCAATATAATGGCGTCACGCCCCCACGAAATGAGGCAGCGCCCGGCCCTTACGGTTTCTCATCCAATGCGACACCGGGTTTCGGCAGTCAGAACGTCACCATCAGCGCCGAGGATTATCAGACATTCCAGCGCCTTCTCGTTGATGTGCAAGCAGCCTGGAGTGCGCAGAATGTGCAGGCTCTCTCGACGATGGCCACGCCGGAAATGACCTCATATTTCAATCAGCAATTGACGGATTATGCCAGCCGCGGCGCGCGAAATGTTACCTCCAATGTCACTTTCATAAATGCTGACCTTGCCGAAGCATGGCGAGAGGGACGGCTTGTCTATGCGACGGTTGCGATGCGCTACAGTCTGATCGACATCACGACGGATCAGATGGGCTATGTAATTGATGGAAGCCAGACGGAGCCTCAGATCGTAACGGAGCTTTGGAGTTTCGTCCGGGCCGATGGTCGCCGCAATTGGGTGCTTTCCGCGATACAGCAGGCAGGCAGCTGA
- a CDS encoding heme o synthase, producing MPEEGATMADWLALLKPRVISLVVFTGAAGMAVAPQWPPVILAFIDIFCICIGAGAAGAINMWYDRDIDAIMRRTSVRPIPDHRMDPDRALTYGIVLSVLSVILLWLASNALAAAILAFSIFFYAVIYTIWLKRRTPQNIVIGGAAGAFPPMIGYAAATGTLHLLPIILFAIVFLWTPPHFWSLSLYACKDYTRAGIPMLPVVKGPRHTRWQILIYTIILVAASLVPGFYHLAGPLYNAAAALLGLGFLIMALGVLRDPQDRDGQSLTADKPARRAFRYSLLYLFLLFLALLFDRVFLS from the coding sequence ATGCCGGAAGAGGGTGCGACAATGGCCGATTGGCTGGCGCTCCTCAAGCCGCGTGTCATCTCACTCGTTGTTTTCACAGGGGCTGCCGGTATGGCTGTGGCGCCGCAATGGCCGCCTGTCATCCTGGCTTTTATTGATATTTTCTGCATCTGCATCGGGGCTGGGGCGGCTGGCGCCATCAATATGTGGTATGATCGGGATATTGACGCGATCATGCGGCGGACGTCCGTCAGGCCAATACCGGACCACCGCATGGACCCTGACCGGGCCCTGACTTACGGGATCGTGCTTTCCGTCCTGTCCGTCATATTGCTCTGGCTGGCGAGTAACGCACTTGCTGCGGCCATCCTCGCTTTTTCAATCTTTTTTTACGCCGTCATTTATACGATCTGGCTCAAACGGCGCACGCCACAAAATATCGTCATTGGCGGGGCGGCCGGGGCTTTTCCGCCCATGATTGGTTACGCCGCCGCCACGGGCACGCTGCATCTTCTGCCCATCATCCTGTTTGCAATCGTATTTTTATGGACGCCGCCGCATTTCTGGTCGCTCTCCCTTTACGCATGTAAGGACTACACTCGCGCTGGCATACCGATGTTGCCCGTGGTCAAAGGTCCGCGCCATACAAGGTGGCAGATCCTGATTTACACGATCATTCTGGTGGCGGCCTCTCTCGTGCCGGGGTTCTATCATCTCGCAGGCCCGCTTTATAACGCGGCTGCTGCGCTTCTGGGCTTGGGCTTTTTGATCATGGCGCTGGGCGTATTGCGCGATCCTCAGGATCGTGATGGGCAAAGTCTCACGGCAGATAAGCCAGCGCGGCGGGCATTCCGATATTCCCTTCTTTATCTTTTTCTCCTCTTCCTCGCGCTTCTTTTCGATCGGGTTTTCCTGTCATGA